The Austwickia sp. genome includes a region encoding these proteins:
- a CDS encoding arsenate reductase, which yields MSDVRLFHNPRCSKSRAALTAVQASGTDAEVVEYLKTAPTRADLLDLLGKLEDPPSALVRRDPAFAEAGLTDADVQTAEQVADVLAARPALMERPVLVRGDRAIIGRPTERVAPFLAGA from the coding sequence ATGAGCGACGTGCGACTGTTCCACAACCCCCGGTGCAGCAAGTCCCGGGCGGCCTTGACCGCCGTCCAGGCCAGCGGGACCGACGCGGAGGTGGTCGAGTACCTCAAGACGGCCCCCACCCGCGCCGACCTGCTCGATCTCCTCGGCAAGCTCGAAGATCCGCCGAGCGCCCTGGTCCGTCGCGACCCGGCGTTCGCGGAGGCGGGCCTGACCGACGCCGACGTGCAGACGGCCGAGCAGGTCGCCGACGTGCTCGCCGCGCGGCCCGCGCTCATGGAACGTCCGGTGCTGGTCCGCGGCGACCGGGCCATCATCGGCCGCCCCACCGAGCGGGTCGCCCCGTTCCTGGCCGGGGCCTGA